One part of the Coffea eugenioides isolate CCC68of chromosome 10, Ceug_1.0, whole genome shotgun sequence genome encodes these proteins:
- the LOC113750745 gene encoding nitrate regulatory gene2 protein-like has protein sequence MCLYTVVLSRILYLRSRSSSSLYQSSTSSVRLAAKANKFAESYFGELWKDIESKPGNLSATLEKLYAWEKKLYKEVKAEERLRVIYEKQCKKLQILDEKGAEPNKIDALRASIRVLVTKLNVCMKTIDAISSRIHMLRDEELQPQVADLIHGLIRMWKAMLGCHQKQFQAIMESKTRTLKANTSFLKDSSLRASLELEMELRAWSDRFSDWIKTQKSYVESLNGWLLQCLQYEPEETPDGRAPFSPGRLGAPPVFVICHDWYQAMETISEIRVANAMHNFASSLRELWEKQDEEQRQRIKAQDLSKDIKDRLKTIQMERGKIPREQDAMSDKTGVSIVPSESGISPLDDLTVDLDLVTKKLAEERAKHKTAIKIVHDAASSSVQGGLVPIFKALENFSSEALKAHQRVRFRVDGAESIG, from the exons ATGTGTCTCTATACAGTGGTTTTATCCAGGATTCTATACCTGAGATCACGATCCTCGTCATCTTTATATCAATCATCTACAAGCTCCGTAAGATTAGCTgctaaagcaaataaatttgcAGAATCCTACTTTGGTGAACTTTGGAAGGACATTGAGTCAAAGCCAGGTAACCTTTCAGCTACTCTGGAGAAGCTTTATGCCTGGGAGAAGAAACTGTACAAGGAAGTAAAG GCTGAGGAAAGACTTAGGGTTATTTATGAGAAGCAGTGCAAGAAGTTGCAGATTTTGGATGAAAAAGGTGCCGAACCTAACAAAATTGATGCTCTTCGGGCTTCAATTAGGGTATTGGTGACAAAACTGAATGTCTGCATGAAAACAATTGATGCAATATCAAGCAGAATACACATGTTGAGGGACGAGGAGTTGCAACCACAAGTCGCTGACTTAATTCATGG GCTAATTAGAATGTGGAAGGCGATGCTTGGTTGTCACCAGAAACAATTCCAAGCTATCATGGAAAGCAAAACTCGCACTCTAAAGGCAAACACTAGTTTTCTAAAAGACTCAAGCTTGCGAGCCTCTCTTGAACTTGAGATGGAACTCCGGGCATGGTCTGATCGTTTTAGTGACTGGATCAAAACCCAGAAGTCTTATGTTGAGTCACTAAATGGGTGGCTTCTGCAATGCTTACAGTATGAACCAGAAGAAACCCCTGATGGACGTGCTCCTTTCTCCCCAGGGCGGCTTGGAGCTCCTCCAGTTTTTGTGATATGCCATGATTGGTATCAAGCAATGGAAACTATATCTGAAATCCGAGTAGCAAATGCGATGCATAACTTTGCTTCAAGTTTGCGGGAGCTCTGGGAAAAGCAAGATGAGGAGCAACGTCAAAGAATAAAAGCACAGGACCTCTCAAAGGATATTAAGGACCGACTGAAAACCATCCAGATGGAGAGAGGAAAAATACCTCGTGAACAAGATGCAATGTCAGACAAAACTGGTGTTTCTATTGTTCCATCAGAAAGTGGAATTTCACCATTGGATGATTTGACAGTGGACTTAGATTTGGTAACAAAGAAGTTGGCAGAGGAGAGAGCAAAGCACAAGACTGCCATAAAAATAGTGCATGATGCAGCTTCAAGTAGTGTACAGGGAGGTTTGGTTCCCATTTTCAAGGCCTTGGAGAACTTCTCTTCAGAAGCCCTGAAAGCACATCAGCGAGTAAGGTTTCGTGTTGATGGGGCAGAGTCAATAGGGTAG